One genomic segment of Novosphingobium sp. RL4 includes these proteins:
- a CDS encoding M20/M25/M40 family metallo-hydrolase — protein MRITLLAATAALALATPGAHAATAEDKAAATLLGGAKFAKARASLEADYDRIIQDIITLTEIEAPPFKEDARGAAYMAMLKAEGLADVERDEVGNVMGLRKGTGGGPLIVVTAHLDTVFPGGTNVKVRREGNGLYAPGIGDDTSSLPVLLAFIRAMKHADYATRADILFMGNVGEEGPGDLRGSRYLFQKGKYKDRIKYFISFEPGEPGRITNAGTGSRRYKVTFNGPGGHSMGDFGIVSPAFAMANAMVAFGKIKAPVEPKTVYNVGILEGGTSVNSIPFATAMTIDMRSNGKPELDAEEKQFLALLQPAVDAENAARSVAKGKISYDAKLIGDRPVGTTAQDARIVKIAAAVARGSGVEPRYGAGSTDSNIPMSMGIEAVTLGSGFETFRAHSLEEGMKMNPPEDLKNMAVGLATVLALAEAR, from the coding sequence ATGCGTATCACATTGCTGGCGGCAACTGCCGCGCTCGCGCTGGCCACACCGGGGGCTCACGCGGCCACCGCGGAGGACAAGGCTGCCGCCACGCTGCTCGGCGGGGCGAAATTCGCCAAGGCCAGGGCCTCGCTCGAGGCCGACTACGACAGGATCATCCAGGACATCATTACCCTGACCGAGATCGAAGCGCCGCCGTTCAAGGAGGACGCGCGCGGCGCCGCCTACATGGCGATGCTCAAGGCCGAGGGCCTGGCCGACGTGGAGCGTGACGAGGTCGGGAATGTCATGGGTTTGCGCAAGGGGACGGGTGGCGGTCCGCTGATCGTCGTCACCGCGCATCTCGATACCGTGTTCCCCGGCGGCACGAACGTGAAAGTGCGGCGCGAGGGCAATGGTCTTTACGCACCCGGTATCGGCGACGATACTTCCAGCCTGCCGGTCCTGCTCGCCTTCATTCGCGCGATGAAGCACGCCGACTACGCCACCAGGGCCGACATCCTGTTCATGGGCAACGTGGGCGAGGAAGGGCCCGGCGACCTGCGCGGATCGCGCTATCTTTTCCAGAAGGGCAAGTACAAGGACAGGATCAAGTACTTCATCTCGTTCGAGCCGGGCGAACCCGGCCGTATCACCAATGCCGGCACCGGGTCGCGCCGCTACAAGGTGACGTTCAACGGTCCCGGCGGGCATTCGATGGGGGACTTCGGGATCGTCAGCCCAGCCTTCGCGATGGCCAATGCCATGGTCGCGTTCGGCAAGATCAAGGCGCCGGTGGAGCCCAAGACCGTCTACAACGTCGGCATCCTGGAGGGCGGCACTTCGGTCAACTCGATCCCCTTCGCCACCGCCATGACCATCGACATGCGATCCAACGGAAAACCTGAACTGGATGCGGAGGAAAAGCAGTTCCTGGCCTTGTTGCAGCCTGCAGTGGATGCGGAGAATGCCGCGCGCTCGGTTGCGAAGGGCAAGATATCCTATGACGCCAAGCTGATCGGGGACCGCCCGGTCGGTACCACCGCGCAGGACGCCCGGATCGTGAAGATCGCCGCTGCCGTCGCCCGGGGTTCGGGGGTGGAGCCGCGATACGGCGCCGGGTCAACGGACAGCAACATCCCGATGAGCATGGGGATCGAGGCGGTGACGCTCGGTTCCGGGTTCGAGACTTTCCGCGCCCACTCGCTGGAGGAGGGCATGAAGATGAACCCGCCCGAGGACCTGAAGAACATGGCGGTCGGTCTGGCAACGGTCCTGGCCCTCGCCGAAGCACGCTGA
- a CDS encoding TonB-dependent receptor — MATHYGRAAFFLSVSALALPGVAKARGADAAAPQQAAPEGVGDIVVTALRRASRVQDTPIAITALSEKSLQNLGATGIADIVRQVPGLNLIAGESGRTRISIRGIQTAGESTVGLYYGETPLTGPSGTSSDPSGVTPNLNLFDVERVEVLRGPQGTLYGSGSMGGTLRVIFKKPDLAKYEGAAEMGAEAVEHGEFGYSLKGAVNVPIVNDVLAARLVLYRQQNPGYVDDPTIGRKDLNRSVLEGGRFQLGFQPTGNLSMNFMTILQTQKFGGTSQWAPSEGAFISAQKVASPAYDKLQLYALETKWETPVGTLALNNSFYRWDVRQTNDNSDNYASIAASNRYCGLFQNTYAGSLLQGTSAGATTSSGTCAADAGGLTSAQLRQDYQNWAAAQQPIGNYQPRFVRNFVNELRLSSSGKGPFSYTVGLFREDRNDRVDTLVFAGIPATGEPQQPVVDLGSRYVTDEVKQSAVYGEISYRIFEPLTVTAGLRYYDYKKTVGGENLGYNYFNGQAPSAYREVTADANGLIKKFNVDLKITPDIMLYATASQGFRPGGANLTPGIPESAQTYAADSLWNYEAGFKTQWFGRRLTFNIDGYRIDWNNLQTSVQATYGNFSYIGNVGSARIEGVEVEASATPFAGLYLNAAFHYLKPRLTADQISAEVTAAGRKGDILPLIPRTTASAGAEYSFPAFNDFTGLLRADWTYTGKMTSQIRPTNALYREFGKYSMVNLRVGVQNDRLGMFLYVRNLFDKIGVNTISSASGVPDYWATTAPRTMGATIYSNF; from the coding sequence ATGGCCACTCACTACGGTCGCGCTGCATTTTTCCTATCTGTTTCCGCCTTGGCGCTGCCGGGTGTTGCCAAGGCGCGGGGGGCGGATGCCGCGGCGCCCCAGCAGGCTGCGCCCGAAGGGGTGGGCGATATCGTCGTCACCGCCCTGCGCCGCGCCTCGCGCGTGCAGGACACTCCGATCGCCATCACCGCGCTATCGGAAAAGTCGCTTCAGAACCTCGGCGCCACCGGCATTGCCGACATTGTGCGACAGGTTCCCGGTCTCAACCTCATCGCCGGCGAATCCGGCCGCACGCGCATCTCGATCCGCGGCATCCAGACTGCCGGCGAAAGCACGGTCGGCCTCTACTATGGCGAGACGCCGCTGACCGGACCGTCGGGCACCAGTTCCGATCCTTCGGGCGTAACGCCCAACCTCAACCTCTTCGACGTGGAGCGGGTGGAGGTGCTGCGCGGGCCGCAGGGAACGCTTTACGGGTCGGGTTCGATGGGCGGGACGCTGCGGGTGATCTTCAAGAAGCCCGATCTCGCCAAGTACGAGGGCGCTGCCGAGATGGGAGCCGAAGCGGTAGAGCACGGCGAGTTCGGCTATTCGCTGAAAGGCGCGGTCAACGTACCTATCGTGAACGACGTGCTGGCCGCACGGCTGGTGCTCTATCGCCAGCAGAATCCGGGCTATGTCGACGATCCGACGATCGGCCGCAAGGACCTCAACCGCTCGGTGCTCGAAGGCGGGCGTTTCCAGTTGGGCTTCCAGCCCACCGGCAACCTGAGCATGAACTTCATGACGATCCTGCAAACGCAGAAGTTCGGCGGGACTTCGCAGTGGGCACCCTCGGAGGGCGCGTTCATCTCGGCGCAGAAGGTGGCTTCGCCGGCTTACGACAAGTTGCAGCTCTATGCGCTGGAAACGAAGTGGGAAACGCCTGTGGGCACCCTGGCGCTGAACAATTCGTTCTATCGCTGGGATGTGCGGCAGACCAACGACAATTCGGACAACTATGCCAGCATCGCCGCTTCCAACCGCTACTGCGGCCTGTTCCAGAACACATACGCCGGCTCGCTGCTGCAAGGCACGAGCGCCGGGGCGACGACCAGCTCCGGCACATGCGCGGCCGATGCCGGCGGGCTGACATCGGCGCAGCTACGGCAGGACTACCAGAACTGGGCGGCCGCACAGCAGCCGATCGGCAATTACCAGCCGCGTTTCGTGCGCAACTTCGTGAATGAGCTGCGGCTCAGCTCCAGCGGGAAGGGGCCGTTCAGCTATACCGTCGGCCTGTTCCGGGAGGACCGCAACGACCGCGTCGACACGCTGGTGTTCGCGGGCATCCCCGCCACGGGCGAGCCGCAGCAGCCGGTCGTCGATCTCGGCTCGCGCTATGTGACGGACGAAGTGAAGCAGTCCGCCGTCTATGGCGAAATCAGCTACCGGATCTTCGAGCCGCTGACGGTGACGGCGGGCCTGCGATATTACGACTACAAGAAGACCGTTGGCGGCGAGAACCTGGGCTACAACTACTTCAACGGCCAGGCGCCCAGCGCCTATCGGGAAGTTACTGCCGACGCCAATGGCCTTATCAAGAAGTTCAACGTCGACCTGAAGATCACGCCGGACATCATGTTATACGCTACCGCTTCGCAGGGGTTCCGCCCCGGCGGCGCGAACCTGACGCCGGGCATCCCGGAATCGGCGCAGACTTACGCGGCGGATTCCCTGTGGAACTACGAGGCGGGCTTCAAGACCCAGTGGTTCGGTCGCAGGCTGACCTTCAATATCGACGGTTACCGGATCGACTGGAATAACCTGCAAACCTCGGTCCAGGCGACGTACGGCAACTTCTCCTATATCGGCAACGTCGGTTCGGCACGCATCGAAGGCGTCGAGGTGGAAGCGAGCGCAACGCCGTTCGCCGGCCTCTACCTCAATGCCGCGTTCCATTATCTCAAGCCGCGCCTGACCGCCGACCAGATCAGTGCCGAGGTGACGGCCGCGGGCCGGAAGGGCGATATCCTGCCGCTGATCCCGCGCACCACGGCCAGCGCCGGCGCCGAATACAGCTTCCCGGCCTTCAACGACTTCACGGGGCTGCTGCGCGCCGACTGGACCTATACCGGCAAGATGACCTCGCAGATCCGGCCTACCAATGCGCTCTACCGGGAGTTCGGGAAATATTCGATGGTGAACCTGCGCGTCGGCGTGCAGAACGACCGGCTGGGCATGTTCCTCTATGTGCGCAACCTGTTCGACAAGATCGGCGTGAACACGATCTCCAGCGCGTCGGGCGTGCCCGACTACTGGGCGACCACCGCACCGCGCACGATGGGCGCGACGATATACAGCAACTTCTAA
- a CDS encoding response regulator, translated as MRILIVEDDERLARGMDASMSAAGFVVDVVGSGEEALDVLAAETYNATILDLGLPDLDGLEVLQSLRRSGNATPVLILTARDAVSDRIAGLDRGADDYLSKPFHPRELESRLRALIRRSQGTADPVLRVGGLSLDRSTRVVELRSAVVDLRRRELAVLETLMGRPGKVVTKQRLNSEVFNFADAVAPNALEVYVGRLRRKLMPDGPTIRTIRGLGYMLEA; from the coding sequence TTGCGTATATTGATCGTGGAAGACGACGAGCGTCTGGCGCGTGGGATGGATGCCTCGATGAGTGCGGCGGGATTTGTCGTCGACGTTGTCGGCAGCGGCGAGGAAGCGCTCGATGTGCTGGCCGCCGAAACCTACAACGCGACCATCCTCGACCTCGGCCTGCCGGACCTGGACGGGCTGGAGGTGCTCCAGTCGCTGCGGCGAAGCGGCAATGCCACGCCGGTCCTCATCCTCACCGCGCGCGACGCCGTGAGCGACCGCATCGCCGGGCTGGACCGGGGCGCGGACGATTATCTGTCCAAGCCGTTCCATCCGCGCGAACTGGAATCGCGCCTTCGCGCGCTGATCCGGCGCAGCCAGGGCACGGCGGACCCGGTGCTGCGCGTCGGCGGCCTCAGCCTCGACCGTTCGACCCGCGTGGTCGAACTCAGGAGCGCCGTGGTGGACCTGCGGCGGCGCGAACTGGCCGTCCTGGAAACCCTGATGGGCCGCCCCGGCAAGGTCGTCACCAAGCAGCGGCTCAATTCCGAGGTATTCAACTTCGCCGATGCGGTCGCGCCCAACGCACTGGAAGTCTACGTGGGCCGTCTGCGCCGCAAGCTCATGCCGGACGGCCCGACCATTCGCACGATCCGCGGCCTCGGCTACATGTTGGAGGCCTGA
- a CDS encoding sensor histidine kinase, whose amino-acid sequence MASLRSRLTAAVMVPLLALAVTFGGITCWMIQRSGAMTSDRILVGSVRVLSRATDADDTLRDRLLPLAVHLLQRRSAPVTHYSIWDGDRLLAGERDLAPPPQYDTRTGSTTRRLPAASFPRTYRNTPLTGGYVDPRDAGGVIQPAYLRDGRLRDKPVRIATEIRRLHRNGRAVVVQVADFVDDRWAYQQTYFLRVLGAGVLIAMTAVLLFYWAITWGLRPFASLAGQIETARREPPPQFRLRLEENAPREARLLANSFNALLARTERAVDSLRQFTANASHQMRTPLAVVRIHLDVLERYGPGSPRGATALQDIGNAVLSLERLLMQLIALARTEEQGIAEDASFDLAAVAADLVAARVAQPGAASLDIGFEGADDGPLRAAGHPVLAAEMIGNLLDNAVRYNRPDGTVTVRVLRRAGRARVEVEDDGPGIARQDRERVFERFYRAPTENGATGSGLGLSIVRALAERMGAHVQLEPGAGGRGVLASIDFARAPASAATEIEQEAQHFALATAC is encoded by the coding sequence ATGGCCTCTCTGCGATCCCGTCTCACCGCAGCGGTCATGGTGCCGCTGCTGGCTCTGGCGGTGACCTTCGGCGGCATAACCTGCTGGATGATCCAGCGTTCCGGGGCGATGACCTCCGATCGCATCCTCGTCGGTTCGGTACGCGTCCTCAGCCGGGCCACCGATGCAGACGATACCTTGCGCGATCGGTTGCTGCCGCTTGCGGTCCATCTGCTGCAACGCCGCTCCGCCCCCGTCACTCACTACAGCATCTGGGACGGCGACCGGCTGCTTGCCGGGGAACGCGACCTGGCGCCCCCGCCTCAGTACGATACCCGCACCGGCAGCACGACCAGACGCCTGCCCGCCGCCAGCTTCCCGCGCACGTACCGCAATACCCCGCTTACCGGCGGCTATGTCGACCCGCGCGATGCCGGCGGCGTGATCCAGCCCGCCTACCTTCGTGACGGCCGCCTGCGCGACAAGCCCGTACGCATCGCCACCGAAATCCGCCGCCTCCACCGCAACGGTCGCGCGGTGGTGGTTCAGGTGGCCGACTTCGTGGACGATCGCTGGGCCTACCAGCAGACCTACTTCTTGCGCGTGCTGGGCGCGGGCGTGCTGATCGCGATGACGGCGGTGCTGCTGTTCTACTGGGCGATCACATGGGGGCTCAGGCCCTTCGCCTCACTTGCCGGGCAGATCGAGACCGCGCGCCGCGAACCACCGCCGCAGTTCCGGCTCAGGCTGGAGGAGAACGCCCCGCGCGAAGCCCGTTTGCTGGCGAATTCGTTCAACGCCCTCCTTGCCCGCACCGAGCGCGCCGTGGATTCGCTGCGCCAGTTCACTGCCAATGCCTCGCACCAGATGCGCACCCCGCTCGCGGTGGTCCGCATCCATCTCGACGTGCTGGAACGCTACGGCCCCGGTTCGCCGCGCGGGGCGACCGCGCTTCAGGATATCGGCAATGCCGTGCTTTCGCTGGAGCGCCTGCTGATGCAGCTCATCGCGCTTGCCCGCACCGAGGAACAGGGCATTGCCGAGGACGCGAGCTTCGATCTTGCCGCCGTCGCCGCCGATCTCGTCGCGGCCCGGGTCGCGCAGCCGGGAGCAGCCAGTCTCGACATCGGCTTCGAGGGGGCTGATGACGGCCCTCTCCGCGCAGCCGGCCATCCCGTGCTCGCGGCCGAGATGATCGGCAACCTGCTGGACAACGCCGTGCGCTACAACCGCCCCGACGGCACCGTTACCGTGCGCGTGCTGCGCCGCGCGGGGCGCGCCCGCGTCGAGGTGGAGGACGATGGCCCCGGCATTGCCCGGCAGGACCGGGAGCGCGTGTTCGAACGCTTCTATCGCGCGCCGACAGAGAACGGGGCGACCGGCAGCGGCCTTGGCCTTTCCATCGTGCGCGCCCTTGCGGAGCGCATGGGCGCGCATGTCCAGCTTGAACCGGGAGCGGGCGGACGCGGCGTACTGGCGAGCATAGACTTCGCGCGCGCGCCGGCATCCGCAGCCACCGAAATCGAACAGGAAGCGCAACACTTCGCCCTCGCGACAGCTTGCTGA
- a CDS encoding dicarboxylate/amino acid:cation symporter, with translation MSAKPPSINPMIETANPSLPPSGTRPRSRFKPHLQVWLLGGFLLGMGGGTLAGLFAGDSPATALLMHWFVRPVEQAFLFALFLLIVPLLVSAIVSGIARIRNMAGMRQLLVSTLAHMLAASVAAALIGLAMANLFRPGDVVPAEIGQQLLAASHAPASPGMIDTLFSYAAVERPIKIVIIASVLAGMVLTFLRTRRTGHVLATSERVFDAGMHVLAHVARLAPVAVTCFMFDLTLVFGWHLLLYLSAYVAVVVAALLLQIALTFFAVVWMRGEVTPLAFLRGVQEPAVIAFCTSSSNATLPSALRAAELDLRLPPRVARLVLGTGTIANQGGTAIYTAVTVLFIAQFFGMDLSLGRQGLVLVVAALAGMGTIGVPAGSLPTVAAVLALTGLPAEGIGLVIGVDRLLDMFRTMVNVVGDIAIATAVSHDRRKRSLPKM, from the coding sequence ATGTCCGCAAAACCTCCTTCGATCAACCCGATGATCGAGACAGCCAACCCGTCCCTCCCGCCCTCCGGCACCCGGCCGCGCAGCCGGTTCAAACCGCATCTGCAGGTGTGGCTGCTGGGCGGCTTCCTCCTCGGCATGGGCGGCGGCACGCTGGCCGGGCTGTTCGCCGGAGATTCGCCCGCCACGGCGCTGCTGATGCACTGGTTCGTCAGGCCGGTGGAGCAGGCGTTCCTTTTCGCGCTGTTCCTGCTGATCGTGCCGCTGCTCGTATCCGCGATCGTCAGCGGCATAGCGCGAATCCGCAACATGGCGGGAATGCGGCAACTGCTGGTGTCGACGCTGGCGCACATGCTGGCCGCGTCCGTCGCCGCCGCGCTCATCGGGCTGGCCATGGCCAACCTCTTTCGCCCGGGCGACGTGGTGCCCGCCGAGATCGGCCAGCAACTTCTGGCGGCAAGCCATGCCCCCGCTTCGCCGGGCATGATCGACACGCTGTTCTCCTACGCCGCGGTCGAGCGGCCCATAAAGATCGTCATCATCGCATCGGTACTGGCCGGCATGGTCCTGACCTTCCTGCGCACGCGGCGGACCGGCCACGTTCTGGCGACCAGCGAGCGGGTGTTCGATGCCGGTATGCACGTGCTCGCCCATGTGGCGCGGCTCGCGCCCGTTGCGGTCACCTGCTTCATGTTCGACCTGACGCTCGTGTTCGGCTGGCATTTGCTGCTGTACCTCAGCGCCTATGTTGCGGTGGTGGTGGCGGCACTCCTGCTGCAGATCGCGCTGACATTCTTCGCCGTGGTCTGGATGCGCGGCGAAGTGACGCCGCTGGCGTTCCTGCGCGGCGTGCAGGAGCCAGCCGTCATCGCCTTCTGCACATCCTCCTCCAACGCCACCCTGCCGAGCGCGCTGCGGGCCGCCGAACTTGACTTGCGCCTGCCCCCGCGCGTTGCCCGGCTGGTGCTGGGCACCGGAACCATCGCGAACCAGGGCGGCACCGCGATCTACACGGCCGTGACGGTCCTTTTCATCGCCCAGTTCTTCGGCATGGACCTTTCGCTCGGACGGCAGGGCCTTGTACTGGTGGTCGCCGCCCTGGCGGGCATGGGCACGATCGGCGTCCCTGCCGGCTCGCTGCCGACCGTCGCCGCCGTCCTCGCGCTCACCGGCCTCCCGGCAGAAGGCATCGGCCTTGTCATCGGAGTGGACCGGCTGCTCGACATGTTCCGCACGATGGTCAACGTGGTGGGAGACATCGCCATCGCCACCGCAGTGTCGCACGACCGGCGCAAGCGCAGCCTGCCGAAGATGTAG
- the bdcA gene encoding SDR family oxidoreductase, producing MARFTGKKALVIGGSRGIGASIVQRLAGEGASVTFTYAGSRDAAEALAAETGSTAVRSDASDRDALIATVSEAGAIDILVVSAGLLVIGDPLELDPDAIDRMIDVNVRAPYFASVEAARSMPEGGRIIVIGSTNGDRMPFAGGAAYALTKSAIQGMARGLARDFGPRGITVNVVQPGPVDTEMNPADGGIAEALHGFMALPRHGKPDEIANLVAWLASEEAGFVTAGLYTIDGGFAA from the coding sequence ATGGCTCGCTTCACTGGAAAGAAGGCGCTCGTCATCGGCGGCAGCCGCGGCATCGGCGCCTCGATCGTCCAACGCCTGGCCGGGGAAGGCGCATCGGTGACATTCACTTACGCCGGATCGCGGGACGCGGCCGAGGCACTGGCCGCGGAAACCGGCTCCACCGCCGTACGATCCGACGCTTCCGACCGCGATGCGCTGATCGCCACTGTCAGCGAGGCGGGCGCGATCGACATCCTCGTCGTCAGCGCCGGTCTTCTGGTCATCGGCGATCCGCTCGAACTCGATCCCGACGCCATCGACCGCATGATCGACGTGAATGTACGAGCGCCCTACTTCGCCTCGGTCGAGGCGGCGCGGTCCATGCCCGAAGGTGGGCGCATCATCGTGATCGGTTCGACCAACGGAGACCGCATGCCGTTTGCCGGAGGCGCGGCCTATGCGCTCACCAAGTCGGCGATCCAGGGCATGGCGCGCGGTCTTGCCCGCGATTTCGGCCCGCGCGGCATTACCGTCAACGTCGTCCAGCCCGGCCCGGTCGATACCGAGATGAACCCTGCCGACGGCGGCATCGCAGAGGCTCTCCACGGCTTCATGGCGCTGCCCCGCCACGGCAAGCCGGACGAAATCGCGAACCTCGTCGCATGGCTGGCGAGCGAGGAAGCCGGTTTCGTCACCGCCGGGCTCTACACAATCGACGGCGGCTTCGCGGCCTGA
- a CDS encoding TonB family protein codes for MPASPEIRDDCGHREPRGARACAPAEESYRTPGRTRYADLPPDRLTRCMGLGSTTFLILAALALGSVFWRIVPTAAESSRPLLLEFKPPAAPPEPDMQVPEGPRKVEQKAQAQPESSEAPPPLEPESDPSVPSSPARPPAEPASVAEAVPETTAPRSLPAPPAERAANDAKVTWEALLLSHMERYRRYPATARSRGEQGIVYVQFTMNREGRVLSARIGRSSGSALLDGAALATIRRAQPLPAIPADRPDPQRLTVPVEFFTQ; via the coding sequence ATGCCAGCTTCGCCTGAGATACGGGACGACTGCGGCCACCGGGAGCCGCGCGGGGCAAGAGCCTGCGCGCCGGCGGAGGAATCTTACCGCACGCCGGGGCGAACGCGCTATGCGGACCTGCCGCCGGACCGGCTGACCCGGTGCATGGGGCTTGGCAGCACGACTTTCCTGATCCTTGCCGCGCTGGCGCTCGGTTCCGTGTTCTGGCGGATCGTGCCCACGGCGGCGGAATCCTCCCGGCCGCTGCTGCTCGAATTCAAGCCTCCCGCCGCTCCGCCCGAGCCGGACATGCAAGTGCCGGAAGGTCCGAGGAAGGTGGAGCAGAAAGCGCAGGCGCAACCGGAAAGCAGTGAGGCCCCGCCGCCGCTGGAGCCGGAAAGCGATCCTTCGGTCCCCTCATCGCCGGCCCGGCCCCCGGCCGAACCTGCCTCGGTGGCGGAGGCCGTTCCGGAAACCACCGCCCCGCGATCGCTTCCCGCACCGCCTGCCGAACGGGCGGCGAATGACGCGAAGGTGACGTGGGAAGCCCTGCTGCTCTCCCATATGGAAAGATATCGCCGCTATCCGGCGACGGCGCGATCTCGCGGAGAGCAGGGGATCGTCTATGTCCAGTTCACCATGAACCGCGAGGGGCGCGTGCTTTCGGCGAGAATCGGCCGATCGTCCGGTTCGGCTTTGCTGGACGGCGCAGCCCTTGCCACGATCCGCCGGGCTCAGCCCTTGCCTGCGATACCCGCGGACAGACCCGATCCGCAGAGGCTTACGGTTCCGGTGGAATTTTTCACGCAATAA
- a CDS encoding biliverdin-producing heme oxygenase encodes MTTRTLEDTRAARLKGATHATHDRLDRSIMEAASFASLDGYIRFATMQYGFHRDIDALYDVPRLRVLLPGLDGRRRLALIAADLHDLKVPLPRAEAPPVFLPDAEPDVPTALGWLYVAEGSNMGAALLRKEAARLGMSDTHGALHLAPAPEGPAAHWRAFTAALNAVELSEAEEARTIAGANAAFARVQALADASFA; translated from the coding sequence ATGACCACCAGAACCCTTGAAGATACCCGCGCCGCCCGGCTCAAAGGCGCAACCCATGCCACGCATGACAGGCTGGATCGTTCGATCATGGAAGCGGCCTCTTTCGCCAGCCTCGACGGTTACATTCGCTTCGCGACGATGCAGTATGGCTTTCACCGCGATATCGATGCGCTTTACGATGTCCCCCGGCTGCGCGTGCTGCTGCCGGGGCTGGACGGTCGGCGGCGGCTGGCGCTGATCGCGGCGGACCTGCATGACCTGAAGGTTCCGCTCCCCCGGGCAGAGGCGCCGCCGGTCTTCCTTCCGGATGCAGAGCCGGACGTGCCCACCGCGCTGGGCTGGCTCTATGTTGCCGAGGGTTCGAACATGGGGGCGGCGCTGCTGCGCAAGGAGGCGGCAAGGCTGGGGATGTCGGATACACACGGGGCACTCCATCTTGCGCCCGCGCCGGAGGGCCCCGCCGCACATTGGCGCGCCTTCACGGCCGCGCTGAATGCCGTTGAACTCTCCGAAGCGGAAGAGGCGCGCACCATTGCCGGAGCCAATGCAGCCTTCGCCCGGGTGCAGGCCCTAGCCGATGCCAGCTTCGCCTGA